One stretch of Streptomyces hygroscopicus DNA includes these proteins:
- a CDS encoding transcriptional regulator: MVLLLQARPSITGAELARELEVSERTVTRDAAALSEAGIPVYADRGRAGGYRLIGGYRTRLTGLGRTEAEALFLSGVPSALREMGLADAASAARLKVSAALLPELRDASHTVAQRFHLDAPGWWREPEAPELLPRIADAVWDDLRITVRYQRRDAEVRRELEPYGLVLKAGVWYLAARAEGGFRVYRVDRFAAVEPDGTHFTRDEDFDLPGFWEERADQFVRSILREKAVVRLTPAGARGLPHVTDRAAAEEAVREAGEPDGQGRLTVTLPIESYEVALAQLLALGPEAEVLGPPKLRALFAEAARRTAERYE; encoded by the coding sequence ATGGTGCTTCTGCTCCAGGCTCGACCCTCGATCACGGGGGCCGAGCTGGCGCGGGAGCTGGAGGTCTCGGAGCGCACCGTGACCCGGGACGCCGCCGCGCTCTCCGAGGCGGGGATCCCGGTCTACGCGGACCGGGGCCGGGCCGGGGGCTACCGGCTCATCGGCGGCTACCGCACCCGGCTGACCGGCCTCGGGCGGACCGAGGCCGAGGCGCTGTTCCTGTCCGGCGTCCCCTCCGCGCTGCGCGAGATGGGGCTCGCGGACGCCGCCTCCGCCGCCCGGCTGAAGGTGTCCGCCGCGCTGCTCCCGGAGCTGCGGGACGCCTCGCACACGGTGGCCCAGCGGTTCCATCTCGACGCCCCGGGCTGGTGGCGGGAGCCGGAGGCGCCGGAGCTGCTGCCGAGGATCGCCGACGCGGTCTGGGACGATCTGCGGATCACCGTGCGCTACCAGCGCCGGGACGCGGAGGTCCGGCGGGAGCTCGAACCGTACGGGCTCGTACTCAAGGCGGGCGTCTGGTATCTCGCGGCCCGCGCGGAGGGCGGCTTCCGGGTGTACCGGGTGGATCGCTTCGCGGCCGTCGAACCGGACGGCACCCACTTCACCCGGGACGAGGACTTCGACCTGCCCGGCTTCTGGGAGGAGCGGGCCGATCAGTTCGTCCGCTCGATCCTGCGGGAGAAGGCCGTCGTACGGCTGACCCCGGCCGGTGCCCGGGGGCTGCCGCATGTCACGGACCGGGCGGCGGCCGAGGAGGCCGTACGCGAGGCCGGGGAGCCCGACGGGCAGGGGCGGCTCACCGTCACCCTGCCCATCGAGTCGTACGAGGTCGCCCTCGCCCAGCTGCTCGCGCTCGGCCCGGAGGCGGAGGTGCTGGGGCCGCCGAAGCTGCGAGCGCTCTTCGCCGAGGCGGCGCGCCGCACGGCGGAGCGCTACGAGTGA
- a CDS encoding octanoyltransferase, with protein sequence MTAVTTASPGSVPGSPALRYVHLGFGADAVDYEEAWQEQRRVHAARFADEIPDTCLLLEHPPVYTAGRRTADNERPLDGTPVVDVDRGGKITWHGPGQLVGYPILKLPRPVDVIAHVRRLEEALLRTCAEFGVETTRVEGRSGVWVLGDPVDQRPALGGLKLDFDPRLEDEEFDARLNGPEYAPSNAGQRREDRKLAAIGVRIAKGVTMHGFSLNCNPDNTWFDQIVPCGIRDAGVTSLSEELGRDVPISEVLPVVERHLREVLESAVPLPRAV encoded by the coding sequence GTGACCGCCGTGACCACTGCTTCGCCGGGGTCGGTCCCCGGTTCACCGGCGCTGCGCTACGTCCACCTGGGCTTCGGCGCGGACGCCGTGGACTACGAGGAGGCGTGGCAGGAGCAGCGCCGGGTGCACGCCGCCCGCTTCGCGGACGAGATCCCCGACACCTGTCTGCTGCTGGAGCACCCCCCGGTCTACACGGCGGGGCGGCGCACGGCCGACAACGAGCGCCCCCTGGACGGCACCCCGGTGGTGGACGTGGACCGCGGCGGCAAGATCACCTGGCATGGCCCCGGTCAGCTGGTGGGCTATCCGATCCTCAAGCTGCCGCGCCCGGTGGACGTCATCGCGCATGTCCGCCGCCTGGAGGAGGCGCTGCTGCGCACCTGCGCGGAGTTCGGCGTGGAGACGACCCGGGTGGAGGGCCGCAGCGGGGTGTGGGTGCTGGGCGACCCGGTGGATCAGCGCCCCGCGCTCGGCGGGCTGAAGCTGGACTTCGACCCGCGGCTGGAGGACGAGGAGTTCGACGCACGGCTGAACGGGCCGGAGTACGCCCCGTCCAACGCCGGGCAGCGCCGTGAGGACCGCAAGCTGGCCGCCATCGGGGTGCGGATCGCCAAGGGCGTGACGATGCACGGCTTCTCGCTCAACTGCAATCCGGACAACACCTGGTTCGACCAGATCGTGCCGTGCGGGATCCGGGACGCGGGTGTGACCTCGCTCTCGGAGGAGCTGGGCCGGGATGTGCCGATCTCCGAGGTGCTGCCGGTCGTCGAGCGGCATCTGCGAGAGGTCCTGGAGTCCGCCGTCCCGCTGCCCCGGGCGGTCTGA
- a CDS encoding multidrug MFS transporter, producing the protein MRTYRSTHRISESSAPPVAVAVRRVPLLAICLGYFLVILDVTVVNVAVPRIGAGLAAGQGALQWIVDGYTLVFAGLLLFCGGLGDRLGHRRVFLAGLGLFTVASAGCALAPTAAVLVGARLAQGAGAATMVPASLALLGALHPEPAARARAFGVWGGIAGAAAAAGPVLGGVLVWGVGWRTVFLVNVPLGVLAVWLTIRHVPGTRPRPRGERPSLDLAAQLTGVVAVAALTVGLNEAGGRGWTDPLVLGALAVAPLAGVLFLWLERRAAAPALPPRLLTGFRFPAALAVGVLLNLGFYGLLFLTTLYFQRHRGWDPLSTGLALLPMGALVAVASPLSGRVAARVGTHVPAVAGLLTGAVGLLGWAAVGPHTPYALLVVPLLLAGFGTSFTMPSATIAAMEAAPHEVRGAASGAFNAARQLGSAIGVALFGTLAAASASSAFYAGMRLSAVIAAGCFLGGAVLAAVSGPAARPAPNSSATEAS; encoded by the coding sequence ATGAGGACGTACCGCTCCACGCATCGGATCTCGGAATCCTCGGCCCCGCCCGTGGCGGTCGCCGTGCGGAGGGTGCCGTTGCTCGCCATCTGCCTCGGGTACTTCCTGGTCATCCTCGACGTCACCGTCGTCAATGTGGCCGTACCCCGCATCGGCGCCGGGCTGGCGGCCGGGCAGGGGGCGCTGCAGTGGATCGTGGACGGGTACACGCTGGTCTTCGCCGGGCTGCTGCTGTTCTGTGGCGGGCTGGGGGACCGGCTGGGCCATCGGCGGGTGTTCCTCGCCGGGCTCGGGCTGTTCACGGTGGCCTCCGCCGGGTGCGCGCTCGCGCCGACCGCCGCCGTTCTGGTCGGCGCGCGGCTGGCGCAGGGGGCCGGGGCGGCGACCATGGTGCCCGCCTCGCTCGCGCTGCTCGGAGCGCTGCACCCCGAACCTGCCGCGCGCGCCAGGGCGTTCGGGGTGTGGGGTGGCATCGCGGGGGCCGCCGCCGCGGCCGGTCCGGTGCTCGGCGGGGTGCTGGTGTGGGGCGTGGGCTGGCGGACCGTGTTCCTAGTCAACGTCCCCCTGGGCGTGCTCGCCGTCTGGCTCACCATCCGTCATGTGCCCGGCACGCGCCCGCGCCCGCGTGGGGAGCGTCCGTCGCTGGACCTCGCCGCCCAGCTCACCGGCGTCGTCGCGGTGGCCGCCCTCACGGTCGGGCTGAACGAGGCGGGAGGGCGCGGCTGGACCGATCCGCTGGTGCTCGGCGCCCTGGCGGTCGCGCCGCTCGCGGGAGTGCTGTTCCTGTGGCTGGAGCGGCGCGCGGCGGCGCCCGCGCTGCCGCCGCGGCTGCTGACCGGTTTCCGGTTCCCGGCGGCCCTGGCCGTGGGGGTGCTGCTCAACCTCGGCTTCTACGGGCTGCTCTTCCTCACCACCCTCTACTTCCAGCGCCACCGGGGCTGGGACCCGCTCTCCACCGGTCTGGCGCTGCTGCCGATGGGCGCGCTGGTGGCGGTCGCCTCGCCGCTGTCCGGGCGGGTCGCGGCGCGCGTCGGCACCCATGTCCCGGCCGTGGCCGGGCTGTTGACCGGAGCCGTGGGCTTGCTCGGCTGGGCGGCCGTGGGGCCGCATACGCCGTATGCGCTGCTGGTCGTGCCGCTGTTGCTGGCCGGGTTCGGCACCTCGTTCACCATGCCGTCGGCGACGATCGCGGCGATGGAGGCCGCGCCGCACGAGGTGCGCGGCGCGGCGTCGGGCGCGTTCAACGCGGCGCGGCAGCTGGGCAGCGCCATCGGCGTGGCGCTGTTCGGAACCCTCGCCGCGGCGTCCGCGAGCTCCGCCTTCTACGCCGGGATGCGGCTGTCCGCCGTGATCGCGGCCGGATGCTTCCTGGGAGGCGCGGTGCTTGCGGCGGTCTCGGGGCCCGCCGCCCGCCCGGCGCCCAACTCCTCTGCCACCGAGGCGTCTTGA
- a CDS encoding radical SAM protein, producing the protein MSAVAPDGRKMLRLEVRNSQTPIERKPEWIKTRAKMGPEYTELHGLVKREGLHTVCQEAGCPNIYECWEDREATFLIGGDQCTRRCDFCQIDTGKPQELDRDEPRRVAESVRTMELKYATITGVARDDLEDGGAWLYAETVRQIHSLMPNTGVELLIPDFNAVPEQLAEVFSSRPEVLAHNVETVPRIFKRIRPGFRYERSLEVITKAREAGLVTKSNLILGMGEEREEISQALQDLHDAGCELITITQYLRPSARHHPVERWVKPQEFVELQEEAEEIGYAGVMSGPLVRSSYRAGRLYQQAIERRNVAAASPAV; encoded by the coding sequence GTGTCCGCAGTCGCACCCGACGGACGCAAGATGCTGCGCCTGGAGGTCCGGAACAGCCAGACCCCCATCGAGCGCAAGCCCGAGTGGATCAAGACCCGGGCGAAAATGGGCCCCGAGTACACCGAACTGCACGGCCTGGTGAAGCGCGAGGGCCTGCACACCGTGTGCCAGGAGGCGGGCTGTCCGAACATCTATGAGTGCTGGGAGGACCGCGAGGCGACGTTCCTCATCGGCGGCGACCAGTGCACCCGGCGCTGCGACTTCTGCCAGATCGACACCGGCAAGCCGCAGGAGCTGGACCGCGACGAGCCGCGCCGGGTGGCCGAATCCGTACGCACGATGGAGCTGAAGTACGCGACCATCACCGGTGTGGCCCGTGACGACCTGGAGGACGGCGGTGCCTGGCTCTACGCGGAGACCGTCCGCCAGATCCACTCCCTGATGCCGAACACCGGTGTGGAGCTGCTGATCCCGGACTTCAACGCGGTCCCCGAGCAGCTCGCCGAGGTCTTCTCGTCCCGCCCCGAGGTGCTCGCGCACAACGTCGAGACGGTGCCGCGGATCTTCAAGCGCATCCGTCCCGGCTTCCGCTACGAGCGCTCGCTCGAGGTGATCACCAAGGCGCGCGAGGCGGGTCTGGTCACCAAGTCCAACCTGATCCTGGGCATGGGCGAGGAGCGCGAGGAGATCAGCCAGGCGCTGCAGGACCTCCATGACGCGGGCTGTGAGCTGATCACCATCACCCAGTACCTGCGGCCGTCCGCCCGGCACCATCCGGTGGAGCGCTGGGTCAAGCCCCAGGAGTTCGTGGAGCTCCAGGAGGAGGCCGAGGAGATCGGCTACGCGGGCGTCATGTCCGGCCCGCTGGTCCGCTCCTCGTACCGGGCCGGCCGTCTGTACCAGCAGGCCATCGAGCGGCGCAATGTCGCCGCGGCCTCCCCGGCGGTCTGA
- a CDS encoding short-chain dehydrogenase, whose product MDVSTQGALAGRVALVAGATRGAGRAMAVELGAAGATVYATGRTTRERVSEVGRATETIEETAELITAAGGTGIAVPTDHLEPEQVRALVERIDREQGRLDVLVNDVWGGEALIEFGKKTWETDLTGGLRMLRLGVETHLITSYYALPLLIRHPGGLVVEVTDGNEEFNKTYRENLFFDLTKNAPIRTAFGLAEELKEFDGTAVSISPGFLRSEQMLDHFGVTEENWRDAVEKEPHFAIAESPYFVGRAVAALAADPDRARWNGKSVFSGDLAKVYGFTDRDGSRPDVLGYFQDVVFGGKAGTAADYR is encoded by the coding sequence ATGGACGTGAGCACACAGGGCGCACTGGCGGGCAGGGTCGCGCTCGTCGCGGGGGCGACGCGCGGCGCGGGCCGGGCGATGGCCGTCGAGCTGGGGGCGGCCGGGGCCACCGTCTACGCGACGGGGCGCACCACACGGGAGCGCGTCAGCGAGGTGGGGCGGGCCACGGAGACCATCGAGGAGACGGCGGAGCTGATCACGGCCGCGGGCGGTACGGGCATCGCGGTGCCGACCGACCATCTGGAGCCCGAGCAGGTCCGGGCGCTGGTGGAGCGGATCGACCGGGAGCAGGGCCGGCTGGACGTCCTGGTCAACGACGTATGGGGCGGCGAGGCGCTGATCGAGTTCGGCAAGAAGACCTGGGAGACGGATCTGACGGGCGGGCTGCGGATGCTCCGGCTCGGCGTCGAGACCCACCTCATCACCAGCTACTACGCACTGCCGCTGCTGATCCGGCACCCGGGCGGGCTGGTGGTCGAGGTGACCGACGGCAACGAGGAGTTCAACAAGACCTACCGCGAGAACCTCTTCTTCGACCTCACCAAGAACGCCCCGATCCGGACGGCCTTCGGGCTCGCGGAGGAGCTGAAGGAGTTCGACGGCACGGCGGTGAGCATCTCGCCGGGCTTTCTGCGCTCCGAGCAGATGCTGGACCACTTCGGGGTGACGGAGGAGAACTGGCGCGACGCGGTGGAGAAGGAGCCGCACTTCGCCATCGCCGAGTCGCCGTACTTCGTCGGACGGGCGGTCGCCGCGCTCGCCGCCGACCCGGACCGGGCGCGCTGGAACGGGAAGTCCGTCTTCAGCGGAGATCTGGCCAAGGTCTACGGCTTCACCGACCGGGACGGCTCCCGGCCGGATGTCCTCGGCTACTTCCAGGACGTCGTCTTCGGCGGCAAGGCGGGCACGGCCGCGGACTACCGATAG
- a CDS encoding epimerase: protein MRIAVTGSSGLIGTALVRSLREDGHQVVRLVRRPPRAQDEVEWDPRRERVDTKGLMGCEAVVHLAGAGVGDRRWTDAYKKEIRDSRVLGTAALAEAIASLDTPPRVLVSGSAVGFYGDTGERAVDESAPPGHGFLPDLCQDWEEAATAAQEAGVRTVFTRTGLVISSEGGAWGRLFPLFKLGLGGRMGSGRQYWSFIALRDHIAALRHILDTPELTGPVNLTAPAPVTNREITAAMGRVLRRPTLFTVPAPALRIALGEMSGDVLGSVRAIPRRLLDSGFTFTHPHVDEAIKAALP, encoded by the coding sequence ATGCGTATCGCGGTCACCGGCTCCTCAGGGCTCATCGGCACGGCACTCGTCCGCTCGCTGCGGGAGGACGGCCACCAAGTGGTGCGTCTGGTGCGGCGTCCGCCGCGTGCGCAGGACGAGGTGGAGTGGGACCCGCGGCGGGAGCGGGTGGACACGAAAGGACTGATGGGCTGTGAGGCCGTGGTCCATCTCGCGGGCGCGGGCGTCGGCGACCGGCGCTGGACCGACGCGTACAAGAAGGAGATCCGGGACAGCCGGGTGCTGGGCACCGCCGCACTCGCCGAGGCGATCGCCTCGCTGGACACCCCGCCACGGGTGCTGGTGAGCGGAAGCGCGGTCGGGTTCTACGGTGACACCGGGGAGCGCGCGGTCGATGAGAGTGCGCCCCCCGGCCACGGTTTTCTTCCGGATCTCTGCCAGGACTGGGAGGAGGCGGCGACCGCGGCGCAGGAGGCGGGCGTCCGTACGGTCTTCACCCGGACCGGCCTGGTGATCTCCTCCGAGGGCGGGGCGTGGGGGCGTCTCTTCCCGTTGTTCAAGCTGGGCCTCGGCGGGCGGATGGGCAGCGGCCGGCAGTACTGGAGCTTTATCGCGCTGCGGGACCATATCGCCGCGCTGCGCCATATCCTCGACACGCCCGAGCTCACCGGCCCGGTCAACCTCACCGCCCCGGCGCCGGTCACCAACCGCGAGATCACGGCGGCCATGGGCCGCGTGCTGCGCCGCCCCACCCTCTTCACGGTCCCCGCCCCCGCGCTCCGGATCGCGCTGGGCGAGATGTCCGGCGACGTCCTCGGCAGCGTCCGGGCCATCCCCCGCCGCCTCCTGGACTCCGGCTTCACCTTCACCCACCCGCATGTGGACGAGGCCATCAAGGCGGCCCTGCCGTAG
- a CDS encoding ArsR family transcriptional regulator produces MATTTDARDADIARAAAAIADPSRARVLQALLEGRALPASVLATEAGVSASTVSGHLAKLLEAGVVRVEPHGRHRYYRLTGPAVGEALEALARIAPPLPVTSLRQSTHAHALRRARTCYDHVAGALGVALMAALLERGVLEGGDGRFHPGAAESDRLSAPGNDTTYRLTDPGRAELAAFGVDADGLPARRPLIRYCVDWTEQRHHLAGALGAALTDRLFALDWIRRGSRRRVIHLTDAGRTGLERTFGVVVDA; encoded by the coding sequence ATGGCCACCACCACGGACGCCCGTGACGCCGACATCGCCCGCGCTGCCGCCGCGATCGCCGATCCGTCTCGCGCCCGCGTTCTGCAGGCGCTGTTGGAGGGCCGCGCCCTGCCCGCGAGCGTGCTGGCCACCGAGGCCGGGGTCAGCGCCTCCACGGTGAGCGGGCATCTGGCCAAGTTGCTGGAGGCCGGGGTGGTACGGGTCGAGCCGCACGGGCGGCACCGCTACTACCGGCTGACCGGCCCCGCCGTCGGCGAGGCCCTCGAGGCGCTGGCCCGGATCGCCCCGCCGCTGCCGGTCACCTCGCTGCGCCAAAGCACCCACGCACACGCCCTGCGCCGGGCGCGTACCTGCTACGACCATGTCGCGGGCGCCCTCGGAGTAGCCCTGATGGCGGCGCTGCTGGAACGCGGGGTCCTGGAAGGCGGCGACGGACGCTTCCACCCCGGGGCGGCGGAGAGCGACCGACTCTCCGCCCCGGGCAACGACACCACGTACCGGCTGACGGACCCGGGGCGCGCGGAGCTGGCGGCGTTCGGCGTGGACGCGGACGGGCTCCCCGCGCGCCGCCCGCTGATCCGCTACTGCGTGGACTGGACCGAGCAGCGCCACCATCTGGCCGGGGCGCTGGGCGCCGCCCTGACGGACCGGCTGTTCGCGCTGGACTGGATCCGCCGTGGCAGCCGCCGCCGCGTGATCCACCTGACCGACGCGGGCCGCACCGGCCTGGAGCGCACCTTCGGCGTCGTCGTGGACGCCTGA
- a CDS encoding regulatory protein yields the protein MTERPPQRIPNRQLAALIAEAGFSNAGLARRVDQLGLEHGLDLRYDKTSVTRWLRGQQPRGTTPALIAEVFTRRLGRRLTAQDLGLDACAPVYAGLEFAATPQEAVDIVSGLWRKDSGSQAELRKIAFTPAGLVVPSRDWLIGRPDDRVARGEPPAGGVPAGTGLGGGSGAGAAAGRLPAQGGRAGGPAGGPAGGPAGVAGVAPGRAAIQGAHGAHGTQGAHGAHGAQGRAPLPRQRRHDRDRRAPGYRVTSGDIAALRSVGELFAALDQTYGGGHARQALVRYLEHEGEPMLRGSYNEATGRRLFGAVADLTRLAGWTSFDIAAHGLAQRYFVQALRLAQAAGDRTYGSYVLVTMSRQAVYLGHGREAVQLARVAQQGVGGGAPPVLQSLLHAIEARGHGVLGEVRACTASLARAERALETARPGDDVPYWARLFDEAQLADEFGHCHRDLQQYRAAAQHAERSLQLHGAGFARSRLFCRVVLASARLGLGELEQACQLAAEAAQQASEMRSVRAVEYVRDFERRLEPYRDAAPARGYRERVAALG from the coding sequence ATGACGGAACGACCCCCACAGCGCATTCCCAATCGTCAGCTCGCCGCGCTCATCGCCGAGGCTGGCTTCTCCAACGCTGGGCTCGCCCGGCGGGTGGACCAGCTCGGGCTGGAGCACGGCCTGGACTTGCGGTACGACAAGACATCGGTGACGCGGTGGCTGCGCGGACAGCAGCCACGCGGTACCACCCCGGCGCTGATCGCCGAGGTGTTCACCCGGCGGTTGGGGCGTCGGCTGACCGCCCAGGACCTGGGCCTGGACGCCTGTGCGCCCGTCTACGCGGGGCTGGAGTTCGCCGCCACGCCGCAGGAGGCGGTGGACATCGTCAGCGGGCTGTGGCGGAAGGACTCCGGAAGCCAAGCGGAGCTGCGGAAGATCGCCTTCACCCCGGCGGGTCTGGTCGTCCCCAGCCGCGACTGGCTGATCGGGCGGCCCGACGACCGGGTGGCGCGCGGTGAGCCACCGGCGGGCGGCGTCCCGGCGGGGACGGGGCTCGGGGGCGGTAGCGGGGCAGGGGCCGCGGCCGGGCGGCTGCCCGCGCAGGGCGGCCGAGCGGGTGGCCCGGCGGGTGGCCCGGCGGGTGGCCCGGCCGGGGTGGCCGGGGTGGCACCGGGGCGTGCGGCCATCCAGGGCGCGCACGGCGCCCATGGCACTCAGGGCGCTCATGGCGCTCACGGTGCCCAGGGCCGGGCGCCGCTGCCCCGTCAGCGCCGGCACGACCGCGACCGGCGCGCACCGGGCTACCGGGTGACCTCCGGCGACATCGCGGCCCTGCGCTCGGTCGGGGAGCTGTTCGCGGCGCTGGACCAGACGTACGGCGGCGGACACGCCCGCCAGGCCCTGGTGCGCTACCTCGAGCACGAGGGCGAGCCGATGCTGCGCGGCTCGTACAACGAGGCGACCGGGCGGCGGCTGTTCGGCGCGGTCGCCGATCTGACCCGGCTGGCCGGATGGACCTCGTTCGACATCGCCGCCCACGGTCTGGCACAGCGCTACTTCGTCCAGGCGCTGCGGCTGGCACAGGCGGCCGGGGACCGCACATACGGCAGCTATGTGCTGGTGACGATGAGCCGCCAGGCCGTCTATCTCGGCCATGGGCGGGAGGCCGTGCAGCTGGCCCGGGTGGCCCAGCAGGGGGTCGGCGGCGGCGCCCCGCCGGTGCTGCAGTCGCTGCTGCACGCGATCGAGGCGCGCGGCCATGGCGTCCTGGGCGAGGTGCGCGCGTGCACCGCCTCGCTCGCCCGCGCCGAGCGGGCGCTGGAGACGGCCCGGCCGGGGGACGATGTGCCGTACTGGGCGCGGCTCTTCGACGAGGCCCAGCTGGCCGACGAGTTCGGCCACTGCCACCGCGACCTGCAGCAGTACCGGGCCGCCGCCCAGCACGCGGAGCGCTCCCTGCAACTGCACGGCGCCGGGTTCGCGCGCAGCCGGCTGTTCTGCCGGGTGGTCCTGGCGAGCGCGCGGCTGGGCCTCGGCGAGCTGGAACAGGCGTGCCAGCTGGCGGCGGAGGCGGCGCAACAGGCTTCGGAGATGCGGTCGGTGCGGGCGGTGGAGTACGTACGGGACTTCGAGCGCCGCCTGGAGCCCTACCGGGACGCGGCCCCGGCCCGCGGCTACCGGGAGCGAGTGGCGGCGCTGGGGTAG
- a CDS encoding acetyltransferase, which produces MIDDETALAELDRRTWSVLHSVQPKPQPPYDPFFTRRNRVEHILVAELGGCPVGYIRLVPSTPLACNTHVRQIQGLAVDERTRGKGVARALLGAAYEEARRQGATRITLRVLGHNTPARRLYASEGFAVEGVLPGEFLLAGEYVDDVLMGRSLDR; this is translated from the coding sequence GTGATCGACGACGAGACGGCGCTGGCCGAGCTGGACCGCCGCACCTGGTCGGTGCTGCATTCCGTACAGCCGAAGCCGCAGCCGCCGTACGACCCCTTCTTCACCCGGCGCAACCGCGTCGAGCACATCCTCGTGGCCGAGCTCGGCGGATGCCCCGTCGGCTATATACGGCTCGTGCCGTCGACCCCGCTGGCCTGCAACACGCATGTCCGCCAGATCCAGGGGCTCGCGGTGGACGAGCGGACGCGGGGCAAGGGCGTGGCGCGGGCGCTGCTCGGCGCCGCGTACGAGGAGGCACGGCGGCAGGGCGCGACCCGCATCACGCTGCGCGTGCTGGGCCACAACACCCCGGCACGGCGGCTGTACGCGTCGGAGGGGTTCGCGGTGGAAGGCGTGCTGCCGGGGGAGTTCCTGCTGGCGGGGGAGTACGTGGACGATGTGCTGATGGGGCGCTCGCTGGACCGCTGA
- a CDS encoding oxidoreductase codes for MLKRAHRTDVVIVGAGLAGLAAAHRLTDAGVAVTVLEAAPHVGGRMTTDTVDGFRLDRTGHLMNTSFPELRRTPGLGALALRPFAQGVLVHNEGRTHRVDTPRSMRGAFTTARALANAARAPLGSGLDQARLGAALGRLAALPADRLLARPDRPVSETLGGRGLPARTVEGVLRPLLVSLLSDPDLTTSSRCADLALRGYARGRLCLPAGGASTVPELLAAALPPGTVRTGVRAVSASTTAVATAEHGEIGCRAVLVATGAHDAAGLLPGLRVPAFHPVTVTHHTADRPPLREPALILAAGGRGPVAHTMVASEVDPSRTPPGRVLITSTVLGTSAALPAAELDRTVRAQLAAVYGTSTAGWELLATHHDPYAVPAMPAPHDPRRPVRLLSGLYVCGDHRDSSTVQGALASGRRAARAVLSDFGAPPDAGSDANARNTGTGSFPAAAA; via the coding sequence GTGCTCAAGCGCGCGCACCGCACGGACGTCGTCATCGTCGGCGCCGGGCTCGCGGGGCTGGCCGCGGCTCATCGGCTGACCGACGCGGGAGTGGCGGTCACGGTGCTCGAGGCCGCGCCCCACGTGGGCGGACGGATGACGACCGACACCGTCGACGGCTTCCGGCTGGACCGTACCGGTCACTTGATGAACACCTCATTCCCGGAGTTGCGGCGCACTCCGGGGCTCGGCGCCCTCGCCCTGCGCCCCTTCGCCCAGGGGGTGCTGGTCCACAACGAGGGCCGTACGCACCGGGTGGACACCCCCCGGAGCATGAGGGGCGCATTCACCACGGCACGCGCCCTCGCGAACGCCGCCCGCGCGCCGCTCGGCAGCGGGCTCGACCAGGCCCGACTCGGTGCCGCGCTCGGCAGGCTCGCCGCCCTGCCCGCGGACCGCCTTCTCGCCCGCCCCGACCGGCCGGTCTCCGAGACCCTGGGGGGGCGGGGCCTACCTGCTCGTACGGTCGAGGGGGTGCTGCGTCCGCTGCTCGTCTCGCTGCTGAGCGACCCGGACCTCACCACCTCCAGCCGCTGCGCCGACCTCGCGCTGCGCGGCTACGCACGCGGCCGCCTCTGCCTTCCGGCGGGCGGCGCGTCCACCGTCCCCGAGCTGCTCGCGGCCGCGCTGCCGCCGGGGACGGTCCGTACGGGCGTCCGGGCCGTATCGGCCTCCACCACCGCCGTCGCCACCGCCGAACACGGCGAGATCGGCTGCCGTGCGGTGCTGGTGGCCACCGGTGCGCACGACGCGGCCGGACTCCTGCCCGGACTGCGGGTGCCGGCCTTCCACCCGGTGACCGTGACGCACCACACCGCCGACCGGCCGCCGCTGCGCGAGCCCGCGCTGATACTCGCCGCGGGCGGCCGGGGGCCGGTCGCCCACACCATGGTGGCCAGCGAGGTCGACCCCTCCCGCACCCCGCCCGGCCGGGTGCTGATCACCTCCACGGTGCTGGGCACCTCCGCCGCGCTGCCCGCCGCCGAACTCGACCGGACCGTCAGGGCCCAACTGGCGGCGGTGTACGGCACGTCGACCGCGGGCTGGGAGCTGCTGGCCACACACCACGACCCGTACGCGGTCCCGGCCATGCCCGCCCCACACGACCCGCGCCGCCCGGTGCGGCTGCTGTCGGGGCTGTACGTCTGCGGCGACCACCGGGACTCCAGCACGGTCCAGGGCGCCCTGGCCTCCGGCCGCCGGGCGGCGCGAGCGGTCCTCAGCGACTTCGGCGCCCCACCGGACGCCGGCTCCGACGCGAACGCCCGCAACACCGGCACGGGCTCCTTCCCGGCTGCGGCGGCCTGA